In the Populus nigra chromosome 2, ddPopNigr1.1, whole genome shotgun sequence genome, tgttttatatatttttttaatattttgtataaatgaacttttttttgcatagaaaaaaacatttatttgcagatagtatttttaatatgtgtaagcttgtataatatttatttttttattcaatcaattaatgtgtgtttatttatattattgtttaattgaatattttttttaataaacaaatatagcAAACACAACAGGATAAATATCTTGTCttacaagattaaatattttgatttacatCTATCTctcgatttatttttatttttatttgtactatcatttatcatttgttttttatttattaacacacatcatgtttaatttatttgattatatatatatatataaatttttttattttcatttatattttttttaactagaaacagtcatatatataatttttttattaaaaaaatatcttactcGTAGTGAAGTGAGTCTATATTCTTATTATCTATTTCGCATATACAAAAATTGTTGTGGAAAAAGGATCTTTTTGTTCGAATTTCTTgcttaaaattcaattaaataaatatttactcatgagaaacaaaataatttttttttattaataataataaatacaatgaTTTGATGTCACACGAATCCCATAGAATAGCATGAATGAATATGAGAATATTATtggtatttatattttgattaaaagaaaACTGCTACATAAAttacttcttttatttatttttttaattcttaactcGATCTTGCTTCATTGTTTCAAAAGAAAACGgttcttttctttgaaaaataaaaacaaaaagtttcacatgaaaaaaaaaaagaaaaacaagaaagaaaacgcAGCGTTTTTCAGAATCGTAAAACGCGCCGTTGAACTCTATATACTCCAATTCCCATCCTTTCCAACCCCTTCATAAACCCTAATTACCTTCTCGTCTTTCTCTCCTCCTCTGGTGTTGCCCCAAAAAGAGAGACAGAGATGGGAGGGTCAAGAAGGAAATACAAGAATTCAAGGCCAAAAGTACGAGTGGGTCTCCCAAAGAAAAACCCTAACGTGTTCAAGCCAGCCTTCAATCTCCCTCCAAAGCTTCGCTCCCTTGCTGGCGCCGACATCTCCAAATGGGACGATAAGGCCAGTGTTATCCAAAACTACAAGTCTTTTGGTGTCGTTTCAAACCCCAACTTTCTAGGCGTCAGGTCCCGTACTTCTCATATCATTGAGACCGAATCGCTCCAAGTCGCTCCATCCCAGGAACAAGTGGATGATGGGTCCGCAGATGAGCTTGAACCCATTGATTCTGGAAGCGACCTCGAAGAAGATGGTCAGTCCTAT is a window encoding:
- the LOC133683139 gene encoding uncharacterized protein LOC133683139, whose translation is MGGSRRKYKNSRPKVRVGLPKKNPNVFKPAFNLPPKLRSLAGADISKWDDKASVIQNYKSFGVVSNPNFLGVRSRTSHIIETESLQVAPSQEQVDDGSADELEPIDSGSDLEEDDLKSALGKKRRDGEHAPLQPLTKMQRVHIGQLVEKYGDDDYRRMFMDTKLNAMQHSVATLEKLCKRYHMHKDRNPLIRSIQTR